A genome region from Pseudomonas pergaminensis includes the following:
- a CDS encoding choline ABC transporter substrate-binding protein encodes MHKTLLSLIGAALFSAHAMAAEPASCKNIRMGVVSWTDVIATSGMADVLLNGLGYDSKQTSAVQQIIFAGIRDKRLDIFLGYWKPAMDNNIAPFLAAQQVKVFDTPSLSDAQATLAVPQYVADAGLKTFADIARFKDKLGGKIYGIEPGSGANTDIQKMIDTNRFGLGGFKLVASGEAGMLAAVQRAVNRKEFVVFVGWTPHPMNINMKMAYLTGSEDVFGPDEGRATVSTVTAPDFAERCPNANRLLENLTFTAAQESQLMVPIMERQSPQDVARQWLRDHPEDLQRWLAGVQAFDGTDAVAAVQASLEL; translated from the coding sequence ATGCATAAAACCTTGTTGAGCCTTATCGGCGCCGCACTGTTCAGTGCACACGCCATGGCCGCCGAGCCGGCCTCCTGCAAAAACATCCGCATGGGCGTCGTCAGCTGGACTGACGTGATCGCCACCTCCGGCATGGCCGACGTGCTGCTCAATGGCCTGGGCTACGACAGCAAGCAGACCAGCGCCGTGCAGCAGATCATCTTTGCCGGCATCCGCGACAAACGTCTGGACATCTTCCTCGGCTACTGGAAGCCGGCGATGGACAACAACATCGCGCCGTTCCTGGCGGCCCAGCAGGTCAAGGTGTTCGACACCCCGAGCCTGTCCGACGCCCAGGCCACCCTGGCCGTGCCGCAATACGTGGCCGATGCCGGCTTGAAGACTTTTGCCGATATTGCCCGCTTCAAAGACAAACTGGGCGGCAAGATCTACGGGATCGAACCCGGCAGCGGCGCGAACACGGATATCCAGAAAATGATCGACACCAATCGCTTTGGCCTGGGTGGCTTCAAGCTGGTCGCCTCCGGTGAGGCGGGAATGCTCGCCGCCGTGCAACGCGCGGTGAACCGCAAGGAGTTCGTGGTGTTCGTCGGCTGGACCCCACACCCGATGAACATCAACATGAAAATGGCCTACCTCACCGGCAGCGAAGACGTGTTCGGCCCCGACGAAGGCCGCGCCACTGTTTCCACCGTCACCGCGCCGGACTTTGCCGAGCGTTGCCCCAACGCCAACCGCCTGCTGGAGAACCTCACCTTCACCGCCGCCCAGGAAAGCCAGCTGATGGTGCCGATCATGGAGCGCCAGTCGCCGCAGGATGTGGCCAGGCAATGGCTGCGCGATCATCCCGAGGATTTGCAGCGCTGGTTGGCGGGGGTCCAAGCGTTTGATGGCACGGACGCAGTGGCAGCTGTACAAGCCAGCCTGGAGCTTTGA
- a CDS encoding alpha/beta hydrolase gives MYPISPQLLAFVAKTESFASDDSSLFGLRTGYDRMCRAFTPPQPEGLQVEDFTLAGVRVRSYLPTAPTPPDGWPCLLYIHGGGWVVGGLDSHDFICFELATALQVLVIAIDYRLAPEHPFPAAYEDCRAVWQAIQAGQGPHAIDLQRQVVMGDSAGGNLAAALCLGLRDDGQPLPRAQVLIYPGLGGPADLPSRRDCMDAPLLSSADTDCYLALYLRGSDKPSPYAMPLLAADFSGLPQAFIAVAQFDPLRDDGRLYAERLQAAGVTTVLYPGKGLVHGCLRARRQVPEVDRLYDYLLDYLGSEGLTQV, from the coding sequence ATGTACCCGATTTCTCCTCAGCTTCTTGCTTTCGTCGCCAAGACCGAATCCTTCGCCAGCGACGACTCTTCGCTGTTTGGGCTGCGCACAGGCTATGACCGCATGTGCCGTGCATTCACCCCGCCGCAACCCGAAGGCTTGCAGGTCGAGGACTTCACCCTGGCGGGCGTGCGTGTGCGCAGTTATCTGCCCACCGCGCCTACTCCTCCTGATGGCTGGCCATGCCTTCTCTATATACACGGCGGCGGTTGGGTGGTCGGCGGGCTAGATTCCCACGACTTCATCTGCTTCGAGCTGGCCACTGCCTTGCAGGTACTGGTGATCGCCATCGATTACCGGCTGGCGCCTGAGCACCCGTTCCCTGCCGCCTATGAAGATTGCCGCGCCGTATGGCAGGCGATCCAGGCAGGGCAGGGGCCTCACGCGATCGACCTGCAGCGTCAGGTGGTGATGGGCGACAGCGCCGGCGGCAACCTGGCGGCGGCGTTGTGCCTGGGCTTGCGGGACGACGGGCAGCCGCTGCCTCGGGCCCAGGTATTGATTTATCCGGGCCTGGGCGGCCCGGCCGACCTGCCGTCGCGGCGCGACTGCATGGACGCGCCGTTGCTCAGCAGCGCCGACACCGACTGCTACCTGGCGCTGTACCTGCGGGGCAGCGACAAGCCATCGCCCTATGCCATGCCGCTGCTGGCTGCGGATTTCAGCGGTCTGCCCCAGGCCTTCATCGCCGTGGCCCAGTTCGACCCGCTGCGCGACGACGGCAGGCTCTACGCCGAACGGCTGCAAGCGGCGGGCGTGACCACCGTGCTGTATCCCGGCAAAGGCCTGGTGCACGGCTGCCTGCGGGCGCGGCGGCAAGTGCCGGAGGTGGACCGGCTCTACGACTACCTGCTGGATTACCTGGGGAGCGAAGGGCTGACACAGGTCTAA
- the pip gene encoding prolyl aminopeptidase — translation MQTWYPQIKPYARHDLAVDDTHTLYVDESGSPEGLPVVFIHGGPGAGCDAQSRCYFDPNLYRIVTFDQRGCGRSTPRASLENNTTWDLVADLERIREHLGIDKWVLFGGSWGSTLALAYAQTHPERVHGLIVRGIFLARPQDIHWFYQEGASRLFPDYWQDYIAPIPPEERHDMIAAYHKRLTGNDQIAQMHAAKAWSGWEGRMLGLCPSPQHVERFSEPQRALSIARIECHYFTNNSFLEPNQLIRDMHKIAHLPGVIIHGRYDMICPLDNAWELHQAWPNSELQVIREAGHAASEPGITDALVRATSEMARRLLDLPPEEA, via the coding sequence ATGCAGACTTGGTACCCGCAGATCAAACCCTACGCCCGGCACGATCTGGCAGTCGATGACACCCATACGCTGTATGTCGATGAAAGTGGCTCCCCCGAAGGCTTGCCCGTCGTTTTCATCCATGGTGGCCCAGGTGCCGGTTGTGACGCCCAGAGCCGCTGCTATTTCGATCCGAACCTGTACCGCATCGTCACCTTCGACCAGCGTGGTTGCGGGCGCTCCACCCCGCGTGCCAGCCTGGAAAACAACACCACCTGGGACCTGGTCGCCGACCTTGAGCGCATCCGCGAACACCTGGGCATCGACAAATGGGTACTGTTCGGCGGTTCCTGGGGTTCGACCCTGGCCCTGGCCTACGCGCAAACCCATCCGGAGCGTGTACACGGCCTGATCGTGCGCGGCATTTTCCTGGCCCGCCCACAGGACATTCATTGGTTCTACCAGGAAGGGGCGAGCCGCCTGTTCCCGGATTACTGGCAGGACTACATCGCCCCAATCCCGCCGGAAGAGCGCCACGACATGATCGCGGCCTACCACAAGCGCCTCACCGGCAACGACCAGATCGCCCAGATGCATGCCGCCAAGGCTTGGTCGGGCTGGGAAGGTCGCATGCTGGGCCTGTGCCCGAGCCCGCAGCACGTGGAGCGTTTTTCCGAACCGCAACGCGCCTTGTCCATTGCGCGGATCGAGTGCCACTACTTCACCAACAACTCGTTCCTGGAGCCCAACCAGCTGATCCGCGATATGCACAAGATCGCCCATCTGCCTGGCGTAATCATTCACGGGCGCTACGATATGATCTGCCCATTGGACAACGCGTGGGAGTTGCACCAGGCGTGGCCCAACAGTGAGCTGCAGGTGATTCGCGAGGCCGGCCACGCGGCTTCCGAGCCGGGCATTACCGATGCCTTGGTGCGTGCGACCAGCGAAATGGCACGGCGCTTGCTCGATTTGCCGCCTGAAGAAGCATGA
- the dtd gene encoding D-aminoacyl-tRNA deacylase, producing MKGLLQRVRGARVEVAGEIVGAIDQGLLVLVAVEPSDTPESADKLLHKLLNYRVFSDDEGKMNLSLKDIGGGLLLVSQFTLAADTKSGLRPSFSTAAPPALGAALFDHLLLQAQQLHGKVASGRFGADMQVHLVNDGPVTFLLQT from the coding sequence ATGAAGGGCCTGTTGCAACGGGTGCGAGGCGCCCGGGTCGAGGTAGCAGGGGAGATCGTCGGGGCCATTGACCAGGGTTTGCTGGTGCTGGTGGCCGTCGAGCCTTCGGATACGCCCGAGAGTGCCGATAAGCTGCTGCACAAGCTGCTGAACTACCGGGTATTCAGCGACGACGAAGGCAAGATGAACCTGTCGCTCAAGGACATCGGTGGCGGTTTGTTGCTGGTATCGCAGTTCACCCTGGCGGCGGACACCAAGAGCGGGCTGCGGCCGAGCTTCTCTACAGCGGCCCCGCCAGCCCTGGGAGCGGCACTATTTGATCACTTGCTGTTACAAGCGCAACAATTGCATGGCAAGGTGGCCTCAGGGCGTTTTGGCGCCGATATGCAGGTGCATTTGGTCAATGATGGCCCTGTGACCTTCCTCTTGCAGACGTGA